The Filimonas lacunae genomic sequence ATTGCCCCTGATGATACATATGATTCCCGGGGTGCATATTCACTTTTTGATGAACCATTGGGTGCAACTGGCGCTTACTTTACCGGTTTACCTGGTAGGGATGGATTTTTTTGGACGTAGTGCCATTAAAAGCCTGGTAAAGGGCATTCCCAATATGAATGTGCTGGTGGCGCTGGGTGCCACAGCGGCCTTTGTATATAGCCTGATAGGCACCTTTAGCAGCAACCCCGGTAATTATCTTTTTTATGAAACTACCGCTACCATTTTAACCCTGGTGTTTTTGGGTAACTGGATGGAAGACAAATCGGTAGAAACCACGCAAGCCAGCATTCGTAAGCTTACCGTTTCGCAAAAGATCATGGCCAATATGATAGCTTATGATGAAGCACATAATGAGCATATTTTCCCGGTAGAAAGCACTCATTTAAAAGTGGGTGACCTGCTGCTGATTAAAAGCGGCGAGTATGTGCCTATGGATAGTAAAATTTTATCGGGCAATGCCAGCGTAAATGAAGCCATTATTACGGGTGAAAGTGCGCCGGTAGAAAAGAAGATGAATGATAAACTGATTGGCGGCAGCATGCTGGAGAATGGTAGTGTAAAAGTGTATGTAACGGCTGTAGGCGAGGATACAGTAATGAGTCATATACTGAAAATGGTGAAAGAAGCACAGGCCGAAAAGCCGCCGGTACAGCAACTGGCCGATAGAATCAGCGCCATTTTTGTGCCTGTGGTATTGGGTATTGCTTTTATAACACTGGCAGGCAACTGGTTTATAGGGCAACATACTTTTACCGAAAGCTTGTTAAGAAGCATTGCCGTGCTGGTAATAGCCTGTCCCTGTGCCATGGGGCTGGCAACTCCTGCGGCTATTGCAGTGGGGCTGGGGCGTGCCGCACGCAATGGTGTATTGTTTAAAAATGCACGCAGTCTGGAAGTTTTCCGGAATATACAACAGGTGGTATTTGATAAAACAGGCACCCTTACCACCGGAAGTTTTGCATTGAAGCATTGGGAAATGACTGCGCAAAGAGAAGGGGAGCAGCCTGCCGGCACTACAGCAGATACCTTTAAAAAAATTGCTTTTTCGCTGGAAAAGTATTCCAACCATCCAATTGCCCGTTGCATTGCTAAAGAATGGAAAAGCAAAGACGAAATACGCTGGGCTAAAATGGAAGAGATAAAAGGCCTGGGTATGCAGGGAACTGATAAGGAAGGCAATACCTACACGGCCACTTCTTTTAAGGGAGTGAGGGAGTTAACGCAGCACAGTGGCCATAACATATACATTACCCGCAATAACCAGTTGCTGGGTTGGATAGATGTAGCCGATGATATTCGCCCTGAAGCCAGACAGGTGGTAAATGCCTTGCATGCCCGGGGCATTAAAACCATATTGTTGAGTGGCGACTCGCTGGAAAAATGTAACCAGGTAGCTCAGGCTTTAGGTATAGAGGAAGTAGTGGCCGAACAAACGCCCGAAGGCAAGCTGGAACGCATTGCAGCGTACAATCAGCAGGCACCCGTGGCTATGATCGGGGATGGTATTAATGATGCACCTGCTTTGGCCAGGGCTACGGTAGGCATCTCGTTAAGCGATGCTTCGCAAATAGCCATGCAAAGTGCCCAGGTGGTGTTAATGAACCACGGCTTGCAGCAGCTGCCGCTGGCGCTGGGCCTTGGCAAACACACCTATAAAACCATACAGCAAAACCTCTTTTGGGCGTTCATTTATAATATAATAGCCATTCCGGTGGCGGCTTTTGGATTTTTAAGTCCTACTTTCGGTGCATTGGTAATGGGCCTGAGCGATGTAGTATTGGCCATTAATTCAGTGCGCTTAAACTGGAAGAAGGTAGCATAAGAATGAAGCAATCAATAGCGGTTTTACATAAGTATTGGGGATACCCCTCTTTTCGCGGAGCACAGGAAATGGTCATAGACAAACTGCTGGAAGGAAAAGATGTGTTTGCCCTGCTGCCAACGGGTGGCGGAAAATCGCTATGCTTTCAGGTGCCTGCTATGATGCATCGCGGAGTATGCCTGGTGGTAACGCCGTTAATAGCCCTGATGAAAGACCAGGTAGAAGGTTTGGAGAAAAGAGGAATAGGGGCAATGGCTATCCATAGCGGTATGAACAATATAGAAGTGCGCCGTACATTAGACGAGGTAGCCCGGGATGTAGATATCCGTTTTTTATATGTATCGCCGGAACGTTTGAATACGCCCTTGTTTTTGCAGTATATAGATGCACTGGATATTTCCCTGCTGGTAGTGGATGAAGCCCACTGTATTTCGCAATGGGGCTACGATTTCCGTCCCTCTTACCTGCGCATAGGAGAGTTGCGTAAGCAACTGTCGTCATCTGTTCCTTGTATTGCCTTAACCGCTTCTGCCACCCCTATGGTGCAGGAGGATATTATAGAGCGC encodes the following:
- a CDS encoding heavy metal translocating P-type ATPase; the protein is MEKVNWKVEGMSCTNCALTIHKYLEGEGLDNVKVNFIGGDVSFELPENAHTKGNIEKGIEGLGYHVTNGEGSKDGKPRPKRLFAGHLQRFWFCLVFTLPLMIHMIPGVHIHFLMNHWVQLALTLPVYLVGMDFFGRSAIKSLVKGIPNMNVLVALGATAAFVYSLIGTFSSNPGNYLFYETTATILTLVFLGNWMEDKSVETTQASIRKLTVSQKIMANMIAYDEAHNEHIFPVESTHLKVGDLLLIKSGEYVPMDSKILSGNASVNEAIITGESAPVEKKMNDKLIGGSMLENGSVKVYVTAVGEDTVMSHILKMVKEAQAEKPPVQQLADRISAIFVPVVLGIAFITLAGNWFIGQHTFTESLLRSIAVLVIACPCAMGLATPAAIAVGLGRAARNGVLFKNARSLEVFRNIQQVVFDKTGTLTTGSFALKHWEMTAQREGEQPAGTTADTFKKIAFSLEKYSNHPIARCIAKEWKSKDEIRWAKMEEIKGLGMQGTDKEGNTYTATSFKGVRELTQHSGHNIYITRNNQLLGWIDVADDIRPEARQVVNALHARGIKTILLSGDSLEKCNQVAQALGIEEVVAEQTPEGKLERIAAYNQQAPVAMIGDGINDAPALARATVGISLSDASQIAMQSAQVVLMNHGLQQLPLALGLGKHTYKTIQQNLFWAFIYNIIAIPVAAFGFLSPTFGALVMGLSDVVLAINSVRLNWKKVA